In Dermacentor variabilis isolate Ectoservices chromosome 11, ASM5094787v1, whole genome shotgun sequence, one genomic interval encodes:
- the LOC142564219 gene encoding uncharacterized protein LOC142564219, with protein sequence MPFVPLELLANIEPDATPATRKGKRPFKCPLCPQSFSQKVHLKQHLWFYTSEMAFQCHLCPQSCSQKGHLNEHLRTHTGERPFQCPACPYNCSRKSYLNAHLRAHTGDRPFQCPSCPRSFSQKSQLNRHLRSHTGERRFQCPACPLSFSQKSLLKTHKRTHTGERPFQCPSCSQSFSRKTTLKDHEHTHTGEKPFQCPACPYSCSQKRYLNDHLLTHTGEMPFQCSLCPYSCSRRSRLNQHVRSHTGERPFQCPSCSQSFARKTTLKDHERTHTGQKPFQCPACPYSCSRKSNLNNHLRTHTGERPFQCPSCPRSFSQKSTLKNHECTHTIERPFQCPVCPQIFSEKSSLNQHLCTHTG encoded by the coding sequence ATGCCATTTGTGCCTCTGGAGCTTCTCGCCAATATTGAACCTGACGCAACACCTGCCACCCGCAAAGGCAAGAGGCCATTTAAGTGCCCTTTATGCCCTCAAAGCTTCTCACAAAAAGTTCATCTGAAGCAACACCTGTGGTTTTACACAAGTGAAATGGCATTTCAGTGCCATTTATGCCCGCAGAGCTGCTCACAAAAGGGTCACCTTAACgaacacctgcgcacccacacaggcgagaggccatttcagtgccctgcaTGCCCGTACAACTGCTCACGAAAGAGTTACCTTAACGCCCACCTGCGCGCCCACACAGGTGAcaggccatttcagtgcccttcatgccctcgaaGCTTCTCGCAGAAGAGTCAGCTGAACCGACACCTGCGCTCTCACACAGGCGAGAGGCGATTTCAGTGCCCTGCATGCCCTCTGAGCTTCTCACAGAAGTCTTTACTGAAGACTCATaagcgcacccacacaggcgagaggccATTTCAATGCCCCTCGTGCTCGCAGAGCTTCTCACGCAAGACTACACTGAAGGATCATGAGCACactcacacaggcgagaagccatttcaatgccctgcATGCCCGTACAGCTGCTCACAAAAGCGTTACCTGAACGACCACCTgctcacccacacaggcgagatgCCATTTCAGTGCTCTTTATGCCCGTACAGCTGCTCACGAAGGAGTCGCCTGAACCAACACGTGCGCAGCCACACAGGCGagaggccatttcagtgccccTCATGCTCGCAGAGCTTCGCACGCAAGACTACACTGAAGGATCATGAACGCACTCACACAGGccagaagccatttcaatgccctgcATGCCCGTACAGCTGCTCACGAAAGAGTAACCTTAACaaccacctgcgcacccacacaggtgagaggccatttcagtgcccttcatgccctcgaaGCTTCTCACAGAAGTCTACACTGAAGAATCATGAGTGCACCCACACAATTGagaggccatttcagtgccctgtATGCCCTCAAATTTTCTCAGAAAAGAGCAGTCTGAACCAACACCTGTGCACTCACACAGGCTag